One window of Phycisphaeraceae bacterium genomic DNA carries:
- a CDS encoding glycosyltransferase family 39 protein has protein sequence MQLILGALPAAFLLLATIAARSCFAGPRRTRRESLLIGALATGVWNAMGTEILSLLGCIGFTGSLTLWGVGIIALGVLIALRRTRADDPPAPTEPRSIPVALVMCATIAVLGVAFVIAAATPPNNADALSYHLPRQIRWLQQGSLDLYPANSLRQLVMPTLSESFGVHLLALSDSDALHNLVQWVALVVCAAGASLISRELGGSRLGQSLAALATVTMPPTLMQGSNAKNDVLLAAWILCLMLCAVRILREGRCNWQRAAMIGVSLGLAMLTKGTGTIVAAPICLTIGITLLVRQRLRSIPHGVLMLAIACSLNAGYWARNIAVYNAPFGPPDHKGGFAVTNETHAPVQILSVFVRSVALHAGTPIEPLRTATDQAVRRLHNAMSLDINEPRTTYHASPPFSVPWTPSHEDGAAGPAHLLLAIILLPVAIVIARRDRDWGGLIAIALPYAAFILMCVLLKWQIWNTRLHIPIACMLCAVAGPTLGRCKPAGFTLALAMLGTAMPSLLTNHRRPLIGDNSLFSVPYQDRIHLGTPNIKRQRHLSEQMVRRVQELNPSAIGLIIGHSGPDEYLAMRAIRRAGIRTQFVSFVPMFGPWPKPGTPVPDLVLWIPFRGGDLVHRASRTTYVLDSHFGQYWIFVPGDPNAMFTDPYPAESVSIKDRFRGWTLVEGLGNPEGPYPQWNLPQVRWGLGERTVLTIKGVGRELELITTCRSNGSPRQGVVVRVNGRRVHEHIFADPRQFETIRVPLGTITGEARLTLQYTALEPPKSPSGRPTSVLYKSIVVVPYRPLEPSPGEQQPDQHATDE, from the coding sequence TTGCAACTGATACTGGGCGCACTCCCCGCCGCGTTCCTGCTGCTCGCGACCATCGCGGCCCGCTCCTGTTTCGCCGGCCCGAGGCGCACCCGGCGTGAGTCGCTGCTGATCGGAGCCCTGGCGACCGGAGTCTGGAACGCCATGGGAACAGAGATCCTCAGTCTTCTCGGGTGCATCGGTTTCACGGGGTCGCTCACGCTCTGGGGTGTCGGCATCATCGCGCTCGGCGTGCTGATCGCGCTCCGGCGCACCCGCGCCGACGATCCCCCCGCGCCGACCGAGCCGCGCTCGATCCCGGTCGCTCTTGTGATGTGCGCGACCATTGCCGTGCTCGGCGTCGCGTTCGTCATTGCCGCCGCCACACCACCCAACAACGCCGACGCACTGTCGTACCACCTGCCGCGCCAGATCCGCTGGCTCCAACAGGGCTCGCTCGATCTCTACCCGGCAAACAGTCTTCGCCAACTCGTGATGCCCACGCTCTCGGAGTCGTTCGGGGTCCATCTCCTCGCGCTCTCCGACTCTGACGCCTTGCACAACCTCGTCCAGTGGGTCGCGCTCGTTGTCTGCGCTGCCGGCGCATCGCTCATTTCCCGCGAACTCGGCGGCTCACGCCTCGGGCAATCGCTCGCCGCCCTCGCCACCGTCACCATGCCCCCCACGCTGATGCAGGGAAGCAACGCGAAGAACGACGTGCTGCTGGCGGCTTGGATCCTGTGTCTCATGCTCTGCGCTGTCCGCATCCTGCGCGAGGGCAGGTGCAACTGGCAGCGAGCCGCCATGATCGGTGTCTCTCTCGGGCTGGCGATGCTCACCAAGGGAACGGGCACGATCGTCGCGGCACCGATCTGCCTGACGATCGGGATCACTCTGCTGGTCCGCCAACGCCTCCGGAGCATCCCCCACGGGGTGCTGATGCTCGCCATCGCCTGCTCGTTGAACGCCGGATACTGGGCGAGGAACATCGCCGTCTACAACGCCCCCTTCGGTCCGCCCGACCACAAGGGGGGCTTCGCCGTCACCAACGAGACCCACGCCCCGGTCCAGATCCTCTCGGTCTTCGTGCGCAGCGTGGCGCTCCATGCGGGCACGCCGATCGAGCCGCTCAGAACCGCCACAGATCAAGCCGTGCGGCGTCTGCACAACGCGATGTCCCTCGACATCAACGAACCGCGCACCACCTACCACGCCTCGCCCCCGTTCAGCGTGCCGTGGACTCCTTCGCACGAGGACGGCGCCGCGGGACCGGCCCATCTCCTGCTTGCGATCATCCTTCTGCCCGTCGCGATTGTGATCGCGCGGCGCGATCGCGATTGGGGGGGACTGATCGCGATCGCGCTCCCCTACGCGGCGTTCATTCTCATGTGTGTGCTCCTGAAGTGGCAGATCTGGAACACGCGTCTGCACATCCCGATTGCCTGCATGCTGTGCGCTGTCGCCGGCCCGACGCTCGGAAGGTGCAAGCCGGCGGGGTTCACGCTCGCCCTCGCGATGCTCGGCACCGCCATGCCCTCGCTCCTCACGAACCATCGGCGTCCGCTCATCGGCGACAACTCACTCTTCTCCGTGCCCTACCAAGACCGGATCCACCTCGGCACCCCGAACATCAAACGCCAGCGCCATCTCTCCGAGCAGATGGTGCGCCGCGTGCAGGAGCTCAACCCCAGTGCGATCGGCCTGATCATCGGGCACAGCGGGCCGGACGAGTACCTCGCGATGCGTGCCATTCGGCGCGCGGGCATACGCACCCAGTTCGTCTCCTTCGTTCCCATGTTCGGACCCTGGCCAAAGCCCGGAACCCCGGTCCCCGATCTCGTGCTCTGGATCCCCTTCAGAGGAGGCGATCTCGTCCACCGCGCCAGCCGGACCACGTATGTCCTCGATTCACACTTCGGACAGTATTGGATCTTCGTGCCCGGTGACCCGAACGCCATGTTCACGGATCCGTACCCGGCCGAGAGCGTCTCGATCAAAGACCGCTTCCGTGGCTGGACGCTCGTCGAAGGCCTCGGCAACCCCGAGGGCCCGTACCCCCAGTGGAACCTCCCGCAAGTCCGCTGGGGACTGGGGGAACGGACAGTTCTCACCATCAAGGGCGTCGGCCGCGAACTCGAGCTCATCACCACCTGCCGAAGCAACGGAAGCCCCCGGCAGGGGGTCGTGGTTCGCGTCAACGGCCGACGAGTCCACGAGCACATCTTTGCCGACCCGCGTCAGTTCGAGACGATCCGTGTGCCGCTCGGCACGATCACCGGCGAGGCCCGCCTCACGCTGCAGTACACCGCGCTGGAACCTCCCAAGAGCCCCAGCGGACGCCCGACATCCGTGCTCTATAAGTCGATCGTCGTCGTTCCCTACAGACCGCTTGAGCCCTCACCCGGCGAGCAGCAACCGGATCAGCACGCCACCGACGAGTGA
- a CDS encoding NAD(+)/NADH kinase, which produces MTHTGPPRPDRLRPLILMNSASGKGGSNALGPRIAEALRAAGHEPASVPIGPAWEREAEGRNLIVACGGDGTVNAAASVALERDIPIYHIPRGTENLFAREFGMKPDAASLVRAIERWNVRRFDSGVCAGAGAHDRAFMLMCSVGFDADVLHALAARRSGPISHASYVRPVVSCLLRPSIRALRIEADGRTIVDGVRGNVVVSNCRRYALGIDPSPNASMTDGHLDMFFAPSSSSARTLAWLAIGLAGLTHLSRRIVRARAREIRISSSTSGNALHAFQLDGEAASLDRAHGPLVLSVRERALPVLLPA; this is translated from the coding sequence GTGACCCACACCGGACCGCCCCGGCCAGATCGGCTGCGCCCGCTCATCCTGATGAACAGCGCGTCGGGCAAGGGGGGATCGAACGCACTCGGCCCGCGCATCGCCGAGGCGCTCCGCGCCGCCGGGCACGAGCCCGCCTCGGTCCCTATCGGTCCTGCGTGGGAGCGAGAGGCGGAAGGGCGCAACCTCATCGTCGCCTGCGGCGGAGACGGCACCGTCAATGCCGCGGCGTCCGTCGCGCTGGAACGAGACATCCCGATCTACCACATCCCGCGCGGCACGGAGAACCTGTTTGCGCGGGAGTTCGGCATGAAGCCCGATGCCGCGTCGCTGGTGCGTGCGATCGAGCGGTGGAACGTGCGGCGGTTCGACAGCGGAGTCTGCGCCGGCGCGGGCGCGCACGACCGCGCCTTCATGCTCATGTGCAGCGTGGGCTTCGATGCCGACGTGCTGCACGCGCTGGCGGCCAGACGCAGCGGCCCGATCTCGCACGCCTCGTATGTGCGCCCGGTTGTTTCGTGCCTGCTGCGCCCGTCGATCCGCGCGCTTCGCATCGAGGCCGACGGGCGGACGATCGTCGATGGCGTGCGAGGGAACGTCGTGGTCAGCAACTGCCGCAGGTACGCGCTCGGCATCGACCCGTCGCCGAACGCGAGCATGACCGACGGCCATCTCGACATGTTCTTTGCGCCCAGCAGCTCCAGCGCGCGCACGCTCGCGTGGCTGGCGATCGGCCTTGCTGGGCTCACACACCTCTCGCGCCGCATCGTCCGCGCGCGGGCACGAGAGATTCGGATCTCTTCATCGACGAGCGGCAACGCTTTGCACGCGTTCCAGCTCGACGGCGAGGCGGCATCGCTCGATCGTGCCCACGGTCCGCTCGTGCTGAGCGTTCGCGAGCGCGCTCTTCCGGTGCTTCTGCCCGCCTGA
- a CDS encoding chloride channel protein has protein sequence MRARRPGRRIRSASAISSDPEHHEPARDLRTRLRAIELSRVFDAIGLGREWYLIFCGGIVGAITALGAVGFAKALHATENATFGFLANAPIWLIPLPPILGALVTAALVHYLARDASGHGVPQVIEAIHKRGGRIPLKVGLVKIVASIATVGSGGSAGAEGPIVQIGSTAGSVMGRGLRVGRADMSTLLGCGAAAGIASVFNAPITGVFFVLEVLLRDFSLRTFTPIVVSSVFSVGVTQSLLGKDEAIFGVALTGYGFTIMEMPSFIALGILCAVIGVGFTRMLHLSEDLFARLRVSPLIRPSIGAALLGLVGLVWALCVVSPDGGHSVPAFFGNGYATIRSMVDPASYGAASTGGVVSLSLVAILLLCVLKSVGTSLTLGSGGSGGVFAPSLFVGAAAGGAFGMLLERAGLMPTGGTPASYALVGMAAVIAGTTFAPLTAILLLFELTREPKVLLPAMLACIVAAVVAQRWMRDSIYTARLRQSGLLLGGTRDLTVMRRVHLSSIRLAPLPPEPIYPSDPLAKVIGLLSAHRAPDFPVVDPSGKYLGMVTGEDVRAALIDREAIPLLLVAELLRTDLPVLSPEETLDTVIDKFAQHDVACICIVEPGSGVPHGLVTRAAVMKRYQQALSDS, from the coding sequence ATGCGTGCGAGGCGTCCCGGGCGGCGCATCAGGAGTGCATCGGCGATTTCATCTGATCCCGAACACCACGAGCCGGCACGGGACCTTCGCACGCGACTGCGTGCGATCGAGCTGTCCCGCGTCTTCGATGCCATCGGCCTCGGGCGGGAGTGGTACCTCATTTTCTGCGGCGGCATCGTCGGCGCGATCACCGCGCTCGGGGCGGTGGGGTTCGCCAAGGCGCTCCACGCGACGGAGAACGCGACGTTCGGGTTCCTCGCGAACGCGCCGATCTGGCTCATCCCGCTCCCGCCGATCCTCGGCGCGCTGGTGACGGCGGCGCTGGTGCACTACCTCGCGCGGGACGCGAGCGGGCATGGCGTGCCCCAGGTGATCGAAGCGATCCACAAGCGGGGAGGCCGCATCCCGCTCAAGGTCGGGCTCGTCAAGATCGTCGCTTCGATCGCCACGGTCGGTTCGGGTGGCTCTGCCGGTGCCGAGGGACCGATCGTGCAGATCGGCTCGACGGCGGGGAGCGTGATGGGACGCGGGCTCCGCGTCGGACGCGCGGACATGAGCACGCTGCTCGGCTGCGGCGCGGCAGCGGGGATCGCATCGGTCTTCAACGCGCCGATCACCGGCGTCTTCTTCGTGCTCGAAGTCTTGCTCCGCGACTTCTCGCTGCGGACCTTCACGCCCATCGTCGTGTCGAGCGTCTTCTCGGTCGGCGTCACGCAGTCGCTGCTCGGAAAGGACGAGGCGATCTTCGGCGTCGCGCTGACGGGGTACGGCTTCACGATCATGGAGATGCCATCGTTCATCGCGCTCGGAATCCTCTGCGCGGTCATCGGCGTCGGATTCACGCGGATGCTGCACCTGTCGGAGGATCTGTTCGCGCGGCTCCGGGTCAGCCCGCTCATCCGCCCGTCGATCGGTGCCGCACTGCTGGGGCTTGTGGGCCTTGTCTGGGCGTTGTGCGTCGTCTCGCCGGATGGGGGCCACTCGGTGCCGGCGTTCTTCGGCAATGGATACGCCACGATCCGCTCGATGGTCGATCCCGCTTCGTACGGCGCGGCGAGCACCGGGGGCGTGGTCTCGTTGTCGCTGGTCGCGATCCTCTTGCTGTGCGTGCTCAAGTCCGTCGGCACCTCGCTCACGCTCGGCTCCGGAGGGTCGGGCGGGGTCTTCGCGCCCTCGCTCTTTGTCGGGGCAGCGGCGGGCGGCGCGTTCGGCATGCTGCTCGAGCGAGCAGGGCTGATGCCCACGGGCGGGACACCCGCCTCTTACGCGCTGGTCGGGATGGCGGCGGTGATCGCGGGCACGACGTTCGCACCCCTCACGGCGATCCTTCTCCTGTTCGAGCTCACGCGCGAGCCCAAGGTGCTGCTGCCGGCGATGCTGGCGTGCATCGTCGCGGCCGTTGTCGCGCAGCGCTGGATGCGCGACTCGATCTACACGGCCCGGCTGCGCCAGTCGGGGCTGCTCTTGGGCGGAACGCGTGACCTGACGGTGATGCGCCGCGTGCATCTCTCGTCGATCCGGCTTGCACCGCTCCCCCCGGAGCCGATTTATCCGTCGGATCCGCTGGCGAAGGTGATCGGGCTGCTCAGCGCGCATCGCGCGCCGGACTTCCCGGTGGTTGATCCGTCGGGGAAGTATCTCGGCATGGTCACGGGAGAGGATGTGCGGGCCGCGCTGATCGATCGCGAGGCGATCCCGCTCCTCCTGGTTGCGGAGTTGCTGCGCACGGACCTGCCCGTCCTCTCGCCCGAGGAAACGCTCGACACGGTGATCGACAAGTTCGCGCAGCATGATGTGGCGTGCATCTGCATCGTTGAGCCGGGGAGCGGCGTGCCGCACGGCCTCGTGACGAGGGCCGCAGTCATGAAGCGATACCAGCAGGCGCTGAGCGACTCCTGA
- a CDS encoding aminotransferase class IV: MATVWFNGRIVPAHEARVSAFDAGFTHAVGLFETMLGGNGTSGPWAAQLTDHMLRLRDSASELGLSDHINTTALGDAVLETIEASGLDLARIRLTFTGGDLNLLSRTWDKARNAPSASDDPDAASREPASTGVDPTVLILVQEATAYPAEMFERGVAVTIADMRANPLDPLAGHKTLNYWGRLRELRAAGSKGAAEALVMQVTNHLAGGCVSNALIVKGDAVITPLARGEEARATMPSPVLPGTVRAWALEWAEERGMTVDRRLVTIEDMLGADEVLLTNSSWGVLPVVKIEREAIADATPGRVAGQLRRAWEEKILEEAGM, translated from the coding sequence ATGGCAACAGTCTGGTTCAACGGCAGAATCGTCCCGGCGCATGAGGCGCGTGTCTCCGCGTTCGATGCGGGCTTCACGCACGCGGTCGGGCTCTTCGAGACCATGCTCGGTGGAAACGGCACGTCCGGCCCCTGGGCGGCACAGCTCACCGACCACATGCTGCGCCTGCGTGATTCGGCCTCGGAACTCGGGCTTTCCGACCACATCAACACCACCGCGCTCGGCGATGCCGTGCTCGAGACCATCGAGGCCTCCGGGCTCGACCTTGCGCGGATCCGTCTGACTTTCACGGGTGGCGATCTGAACCTGCTCTCGCGCACGTGGGACAAGGCCAGGAACGCCCCGAGTGCTTCCGACGATCCCGACGCCGCGTCGCGCGAGCCCGCCTCCACGGGCGTCGATCCGACGGTGCTCATCCTTGTGCAAGAGGCGACCGCGTATCCCGCCGAGATGTTCGAGCGCGGCGTCGCCGTCACGATCGCCGACATGCGTGCCAATCCTCTCGACCCGCTCGCGGGTCATAAGACACTGAACTACTGGGGCCGACTCCGCGAGCTCCGGGCGGCGGGAAGCAAGGGCGCGGCCGAGGCCCTTGTCATGCAGGTGACCAACCACCTCGCGGGCGGATGCGTGAGCAACGCGCTGATCGTCAAGGGCGATGCGGTCATCACGCCGCTGGCTCGTGGCGAGGAGGCGCGCGCCACGATGCCGAGCCCTGTTCTGCCGGGCACGGTCCGCGCGTGGGCCTTGGAATGGGCCGAAGAGCGGGGCATGACGGTCGATCGTCGGCTCGTCACCATTGAGGACATGCTCGGCGCGGACGAGGTTCTGCTGACTAACTCCTCGTGGGGCGTGCTGCCCGTGGTCAAGATCGAGCGCGAGGCGATCGCCGACGCGACGCCCGGCCGGGTGGCCGGACAGCTCCGGCGGGCCTGGGAAGAGAAGATCCTCGAAGAGGCGGGGATGTGA
- a CDS encoding DUF2238 domain-containing protein yields the protein MTIRPALRGPAILAALYMVVATALAFRAFNHEFIFYGLVMLALIGIVWWLDTRIRLSTLSLWCLSIWGLAHMMGGTVPIPDRLTEPGEQSVLYSLRVAAFLPKYDQVVHAFGFFTTTLVAWRALNASVGGVRREDGTVAGGLLPGASLPPTFGPIFAAMMVSMGLSAMNEIIEFIATLIFPNTNVGGYVNTGWDLVSNLSGCVIAGVLIRATTPRNRPRPGPDRVPRASAPS from the coding sequence ATGACGATCAGGCCAGCGCTGCGCGGACCGGCGATCCTCGCCGCCCTTTACATGGTCGTCGCGACCGCCCTGGCTTTCAGGGCCTTCAACCACGAGTTCATCTTCTACGGGCTTGTGATGCTCGCGCTCATCGGCATCGTCTGGTGGCTGGACACACGCATCCGTCTCTCGACGCTCTCTCTGTGGTGCCTCTCGATCTGGGGGCTGGCCCACATGATGGGGGGCACCGTCCCAATCCCCGATCGGCTCACCGAGCCAGGCGAGCAATCTGTTCTGTACAGTCTCCGGGTCGCGGCGTTCCTGCCCAAGTACGACCAGGTCGTCCACGCCTTCGGCTTCTTCACCACGACGCTGGTCGCCTGGCGTGCCCTGAACGCCTCGGTCGGAGGCGTCCGACGCGAGGATGGGACCGTCGCGGGAGGTCTCTTGCCGGGAGCGTCCCTCCCTCCGACGTTCGGCCCGATCTTCGCGGCGATGATGGTCTCGATGGGGTTGTCGGCCATGAACGAGATCATCGAGTTCATCGCCACGCTCATCTTCCCGAACACGAACGTCGGCGGCTACGTCAATACCGGGTGGGATCTTGTATCGAACCTCTCCGGGTGCGTCATCGCGGGCGTGCTCATCCGTGCGACGACACCACGGAATCGACCTCGGCCCGGTCCCGATCGCGTGCCGCGGGCATCTGCCCCTTCGTGA
- a CDS encoding tRNA pseudouridine synthase A — protein sequence MPRYMLTIAYDGTDFCGWQKQEPPAAQAEATGSGAHVDPTLETGDPGRVALRTVQAIVERAVREVVREPVMLFGASRTDSGVHARGQVAAFTATDDPALQARGSGWPLSRGTDALRRAINGRLPDDVLVTDARPVPGDFDPIGDCIAKGYSYTIHASRERPLWDRRYVHQVWEPLEIQPMRDVAAELVGEHDFAAFAAAGHGRQSTIRTVHALTVAHAIDAQTGQPLEDRIRIDISGSGFLWNMVRIIAGTLADAGRGRADVARIRDALRTGDRRLAGPTFPASGLCLEWITYKQRNEPPHAESAS from the coding sequence ATGCCACGCTACATGCTCACGATCGCGTATGACGGCACCGATTTCTGCGGGTGGCAGAAGCAGGAGCCGCCAGCGGCACAGGCGGAGGCGACCGGCTCCGGGGCGCACGTCGATCCGACGCTCGAAACCGGCGATCCGGGGCGCGTCGCCCTTCGCACCGTGCAGGCGATCGTTGAACGCGCCGTCCGCGAGGTGGTCAGAGAGCCGGTCATGCTCTTCGGCGCGAGCCGCACCGACTCGGGCGTTCACGCGCGAGGGCAGGTCGCGGCGTTCACAGCAACCGACGACCCCGCGCTCCAGGCGCGTGGGAGCGGGTGGCCACTCTCGCGCGGGACCGACGCGCTCCGGCGCGCGATCAACGGGCGTCTGCCCGATGATGTGCTCGTCACCGACGCCCGCCCTGTGCCCGGCGACTTCGACCCCATCGGCGACTGCATCGCGAAGGGGTATTCGTACACCATCCACGCCTCGCGCGAGCGCCCGCTCTGGGATCGACGCTATGTTCATCAGGTGTGGGAGCCGCTTGAGATCCAGCCCATGCGCGACGTTGCCGCCGAGCTCGTCGGCGAGCACGACTTTGCTGCGTTCGCCGCGGCGGGACACGGCAGGCAGTCCACGATCCGCACCGTGCACGCGTTGACCGTCGCGCACGCGATCGACGCGCAGACGGGGCAGCCCCTTGAGGACCGGATCCGGATCGACATCAGCGGCAGCGGCTTCCTCTGGAACATGGTCCGCATCATCGCGGGAACGCTCGCCGATGCGGGCAGAGGCAGAGCCGACGTCGCCCGCATCCGCGACGCGCTCCGCACCGGCGATCGACGCCTCGCGGGGCCGACCTTCCCCGCCAGCGGGCTCTGCCTCGAGTGGATCACATACAAGCAGCGCAATGAGCCGCCCCACGCGGAGAGCGCGTCGTGA
- a CDS encoding glycosyltransferase gives MAAHPTYKVLSVLMPVYNEARTLRRIVAAVLSSPIDLEIELVCVDDRSTDNSWAILTELAAADRRIRIVRHATNKGKGAAIRTAIASMTGDIAIVQDADLEYDPAEYPVMLGPILSGKADAVFGSRFASSPQRRVLLYWHGVANRFLTWITNVLNDINITDMETCYKAVRADVLKQIPLKSDRFGIEPELTTRLAQWNLRIYEVPISYHGRTVAEGKKIGLKDAFEALWCLVKYRFLDTRFTTHDGYYILQSVRRAKRFNRWMLSRFRPYVGNRVCEAGCGIGNFTELLLDRERLHCLDYDPFYIEVIRRRFGHMENVQVGWNDLANPVGLAELQAERFDTIISLNVVEHIEDDRAVLRHFSQMLQPGGHAVVLVPCHPWLYTVCDKTLGHFRRYTPEDLSAKFREAGFKVVSASQFNRLGVLGWWVSGLMKKREISPLQMRVYELLMPLARVMDWLRIGPGLSLIVVGQKPITTPDAEREPPEIVVTKGQMPAARDRDRAEVDSVVSSHG, from the coding sequence TTGGCAGCGCACCCCACCTACAAGGTCCTGAGCGTCCTCATGCCCGTCTACAACGAGGCGCGGACGCTCCGCCGGATTGTCGCGGCGGTCCTGAGCAGCCCGATCGATCTCGAGATCGAGCTGGTGTGCGTGGACGACCGCAGCACCGACAACTCCTGGGCGATCCTGACCGAACTGGCGGCGGCCGATCGGCGCATCCGCATCGTGCGCCACGCGACCAACAAGGGGAAGGGTGCGGCGATCCGGACCGCGATCGCGAGCATGACGGGCGACATCGCCATCGTTCAGGATGCGGACCTTGAGTACGACCCGGCCGAGTATCCGGTGATGCTCGGCCCGATTCTCTCCGGGAAGGCGGACGCGGTCTTCGGTTCGCGCTTCGCGTCCTCACCCCAGCGTCGCGTGCTGCTCTACTGGCACGGGGTCGCGAATCGATTCCTGACTTGGATCACGAATGTCCTCAACGACATCAACATCACGGACATGGAGACCTGCTACAAGGCCGTCCGCGCGGACGTGCTCAAGCAGATCCCGCTCAAGAGCGACAGGTTCGGCATCGAGCCGGAACTGACGACACGCCTGGCACAGTGGAACCTTCGCATCTACGAGGTGCCGATCAGTTACCACGGGCGCACGGTCGCCGAGGGGAAGAAGATCGGCCTCAAGGATGCGTTCGAGGCGCTGTGGTGTCTCGTCAAGTATCGATTTCTCGACACGCGATTCACGACGCACGATGGGTATTACATCCTCCAGAGCGTGCGCCGGGCCAAGCGGTTCAATCGCTGGATGCTGTCGCGATTCCGCCCGTATGTGGGCAATCGCGTCTGCGAGGCCGGGTGCGGCATTGGAAACTTCACGGAGTTGCTCCTCGACCGGGAGCGTCTGCACTGTCTGGACTATGACCCGTTCTACATCGAGGTGATCCGCAGGCGTTTCGGGCACATGGAGAACGTGCAGGTCGGCTGGAACGACCTGGCGAACCCGGTCGGGCTCGCGGAGCTTCAGGCCGAGCGCTTCGACACGATCATCTCCCTGAACGTCGTCGAGCACATCGAGGACGATCGCGCCGTGCTCCGTCACTTCTCGCAGATGCTCCAGCCGGGAGGCCACGCCGTGGTGCTCGTGCCGTGCCATCCGTGGCTTTACACCGTCTGCGACAAGACGCTCGGCCACTTCAGGCGGTACACGCCGGAGGATCTCTCCGCCAAGTTCCGCGAGGCGGGCTTCAAGGTCGTCTCCGCGAGCCAGTTCAACCGCCTCGGCGTGCTCGGCTGGTGGGTCAGCGGCCTGATGAAGAAGCGTGAGATCTCTCCCCTGCAGATGCGGGTGTACGAGCTGCTGATGCCGCTGGCGCGAGTCATGGACTGGCTCAGGATCGGGCCGGGTCTGAGTCTGATCGTCGTCGGCCAGAAACCCATCACGACGCCGGATGCCGAGCGCGAGCCGCCGGAGATCGTCGTCACGAAGGGGCAGATGCCCGCGGCACGCGATCGGGACCGGGCCGAGGTCGATTCCGTGGTGTCGTCGCACGGATGA
- a CDS encoding 4-oxalocrotonate tautomerase family protein produces MPYINLKITKDGVTREQKQRIVAEFTDTMVRVLGKKPEHTHIVIDEVETDNWGFAGMLTTDYRAAQKAHGG; encoded by the coding sequence ATGCCATACATCAATCTCAAGATCACGAAGGACGGCGTCACCCGCGAACAGAAGCAGCGGATTGTCGCGGAGTTCACCGACACGATGGTGCGCGTGCTCGGGAAGAAGCCCGAGCATACCCACATCGTGATCGATGAGGTGGAGACCGACAACTGGGGCTTCGCGGGGATGCTGACGACCGATTATCGAGCGGCCCAGAAGGCACATGGCGGGTGA